One window of Pithys albifrons albifrons isolate INPA30051 chromosome 18, PitAlb_v1, whole genome shotgun sequence genomic DNA carries:
- the SALL4 gene encoding sal-like protein 4, with amino-acid sequence MSRRKQAKPQHINSEEQPPDAASGSPQDVPGDRDGEMSSKRCRTEETKICEKCCAEFFVLSEFLEHKKNCTKNPPVLIMNDSEGTVPPESFSEASLGNFPSDRMDSRTRKDIQSKGCTGSMEKREGKMDAESVGGMYLKIEPPVTPAAPGLSYLPKSKVPNTNVTLQTIRGTKVAVNQRTSDAISSSAATFNAIPMILEQLVCLQQQQLQQIQLTEQIRIQIAMMAPHALHPSIAAATDPLKALGAHMSQQLSAAVALIGQKAGSQSLSLESLKQGKLPHSNTGIAAASSLAAGLSSSFPLKPEGSRSLPGSISQFPTPLLPQSSNSVIFQNPLSAVSSVIDSSKKGKGKPPNISVSESKPTAEEPFFKHKCKFCGKVFGNDSALQIHLRSHTGERPYKCNICGNRFTTKGNLKVHFQRHKDKYPHIKMNPYPVPEHLDNVPTTTGIPYGMSVPLDESNLIVDSKPLLTTLPTSVATSAPQTISSLAGIKESLPGVFSSDLQSRPSPDSEGGSSSSGAVGHESGTEQSLSSPQATCSVSIFHVSGSNEQGSETSKLQQLVENIDKSTADPNECLICHRVLSCQSSLKMHYRTHTGERPFKCKICGRAFSTKGNLKTHYGVHRANTPLKMQHSCPICQKKFTNAVVLQQHIRMHMGGQIPNTPMPENTCDSADVDPAVAEKNGDISRPDETVESIEMEEDMDSQDGPRSSSKPPTPYDAQSESPATAASFSGVTALENQMKIVTSSLNLQRQSSLKSSDNGSAESDGMTNDSSSVAGDPDYQNGRSPAASESASLQALSPANSQAESVRSKSPTFNSQEDSGMGSKPEGPENAPAEMEGVISALDLTYGNIGRKVIKEEPGLHFANGEYGRGSIPAAFVRAPPALIKMEMPSDRPISTSHFIGPPSLSPGVAPLLVPRPKFCRPAKQHICTTCGKNFSSASALQIHERTHTGEKPFACTICGRAFTTKGNLKVHVGTHMWNNSARRGRRLSIDNPMALLGNDPKKVSEMFPKDIMPPSVSIDPTVWNQYAAVLSNGIAMKTNEISVIQSGGLPTLPVTIGGGSAINTATVSKIDGTQSGTGSETEKASGAAADNVPKHQFPHFMEENKIAVS; translated from the exons ggAGTCCACAAGACGTCCCAGGTGATAGAGATGGTGAAATGAGTTCCAAAAGGTGCCGCACAGAGGAAACGAAAATCTGTGAGAAATGCTGTGCAGAATTCTTTGTTCTCTCTGAATTTCTTGAGCATAAGAAAAATTGCACTAAAAATCCACCTGTTCTAATCATGAATGACAGTGAGGGAACAGTACCCCCTGAGAGCTTCTCTGAAGCTTCTCTAGGGAACTTTCCAAGCGACCGAATGGATAGCAGGACACGCAAGGACATTCAGTCAAAGGGCTGCACTGGTTCTatggaaaagagagaaggaaaaatggatGCTGAATCGGTAGGAGGAATGTACCTTAAAATAGAACCCCCCGtcacacctgcagctcctgggctaAGCTATCTACCAAAATCCAAAGTACCAAACACTAATGTGACTTTGCAGACGATACGTGGCACTAAAGTGGCTGTGAACCAGCGGACCTCTGATGCCATCTCCTCCTCAGCAGCCACTTTTAATGCTATCCCCATGATCCTGGAGCAGCTCgtgtgtttgcagcagcagcaactgcagCAGATTCAGCTGACTGAGCAAATCCGCATTCAGATTGCCATGATGGCTCCCCATGCCCTGCATCCTTCTATAGCAGCTGCTACTGATCCACTAAAAGCTCTGGGCGCTCACATGTCTCAGCAGCTGTCGGCTGCTGTGGCTTTAATTGGACAAAAAGCTGGAAGCCAGAGCCTATCACTGGAATCCTTGAAGCAAGGAAAACTACCTCATTCTAACACTGGCATTGCAGCCGCGAGCTCGCTGGCTGCTGggctttcctcctccttccccctgaAGCCAGAGGGAAGCCGAAGCCTCCCTGGCTCCATTTCTCAGTTCCCGACGCCTTTGCTACCTCAGTCCTCCAACTCCGTCATCTTCCAAAATCCACTTTCAGCTGTTTCTTCTGTGATAGATTCCTcaaagaaggggaaggggaagccTCCCAACATTAGTGTGTCTGAAAGCAAACCGACTGCAGAAGAGCCGTTCTTCAAACACAAGTGTAAGTTCTGTGGGAAGGTCTTTGGCAATGACAGTGCCCTGCAGATTCACCTCCGCTCCCACACCGGAGAAAGGCCGTACAAGTGTAACATTTGTGGTAACCGCTTCACCACCAAAGGAAACCTTAAAGTGCATTTTCAGCGTCACAAAGACAAATATCCCCATATAAAGATGAATCCTTACCCGGTTCCTGAGCACCTGGACAATGTTCCCACTACCACTGGAATCCCGTATGGGATGTCTGTGCCACTGGATGAGTCTAACCTAATTGTGGATAGCAAACCTCTCCTAACAACTCTGCCTACCTCTGTGGCCACCAGTGCACCTCAGACCATCTCCAGCCTGGCAGGCATTAAGGAGTCCCTGCCTGGTGTGTTCTCAAGTGATCTGCAGTCAAGGCCATCTCCAGACAGCGAGGGtggctcctcctcctcaggggcGGTCGGTCATGAGTcgggcacagagcagagcttgAGCTCACCACAAGCCACCTGCAGTGTGAGCATCTTCCACGTAAGTGGGTCAAACGAGCAAGGCTCAGAGACATCGAAGCTGCAGCAACTGGTGGAAAACATTGACAAATCCACTGCTGACCCCAATGAGTGCCTGATCTGTCACCGAGTGCTGAGCTGCCAGAGTTCACTCAAAATGCATTATCGTACTCACACCGGAGAGAGGCCGTTCAAGTGTAAAATCTGTGGCCGTGCTTTCTCCACTAAAGGGAACCTTAAAACTCACTATGGCGTCCACCGGGCCAATACTCCTCTGAAGATGCAACATTCGTGTCCTATTTGCCAGAAGAAGTTTACAAATGCAGTTGTGTTGCAGCAGCATATCCGCATGCACATGGGGGGGCAGATACCCAACACGCCAATGCCAGAGAACACCTGTGACAGCGCCGATGTGGATCCTGCCGTGGCTGAGAAGAACGGAGACATCAGTCGCCCAGATGAGACCGTGGAAAGCATAGAGATGGAAGAGGACATGGACTCTCAGGATGGCCCTAGGAGTTCTTCAAAACCTCCCACTCCATATGATGCACAATCAGAGTCGCCAGCCACGGCAGCCTCCTTCTCTGGTGTTACAGCTCTGGAGAACCAAATGAAGATTGTCACCTCTTCTCTGAATTTGCAGCGGCAAAGCAGCTTGAAGTCTAGTGACAACGGTTCAGCAGAAAGCGATGGCATGACAAATGATTCGTCTTCTGTGGCAGGAGATCCAGATTATCAGAATGGCAGGAGTCCTGCTGCCTCAGAGTCAGCGTCGCTCCAGGCTCTGTCCCCAGCCAACAGCCAAGCTGAGAGTGTGAGGTCAAAGTCACCTACCTTCAACAGTCAAGAAGATTCAGGCATGGGAAGCAAACCAGAGGGTCCTGAGAATGCTCCTGCAGAAATGGAAGGGGTCATCAGTGCTTTGGATTTAACTTACGGCAATATTGGTCGGAAGGTTATTAAAGAAGAACCCGGGTTACACTTTGCAAATGGAGAATATG GTCGAGGCAGTATTCCAGCTGCTTTTGTTAGAGCCCCCCCGGCCCTGATAAAGATGGAGATGCCCAGCGACCGCCCCATCAGCACTAGCCATTTCATTGGCCCACCATCTCTGTCTCCTGGTGTTGCCCCCCTCCTTGTGCCACGACCCAAGTTCTGCCGTCCCGCCAAACAGCACATCTGCACTACATGTGGGAAGAACTTCTCCTctgccagtgccctgcagaTCCATGAGCGGACCCACACTGGGGAGAAGCCGTTTGCCTGCACCATCTGTGGGAGAGCCTTTACCACAAAAGGAAACCTGAAG GTCCATGTGGGAACTCACATGTGGAATAACTCTGCCAGGCGGGGAAGAAGGCTTTCGATTGATAATCCTATGGCTCTGCTGGGGAATGATCCCAAGAAGGTATCTGAAATGTTCCCAAAGGATATAATGCCTCCTTCAGTGAGCATTGACCCCACAGTGTGGAATCAGTACGCAGCAGTTCTCAGCAATGGCATCGCCATGAAGACCAACGAGATCTCGGTGATCCAGAGCGGTGGCTTGCCCACCCTCCCGGTCACCATCGGGGGTGGCTCGGCCATAAACACTGCTACAGTCTCCAAAATAGATGGGACCCAGTCTGGGACTGGTTCTGAAACAGAGAAGGccagtggtgctgctgcagacaaTGTGCCAAAACACCAGTTCCCTCACTTCATGGAGGAGAACAAAATCGCTGTTAGTTAA